A genome region from Methylohalobius crimeensis 10Ki includes the following:
- a CDS encoding IS4 family transposase, translated as MNDSVSALRAVLAEHLPWHGARLNFLAQFLLALFQVRSVNLAELATAFRGKAQVASHYKRLQRFFRGFTINYDVLARLLVHLFAVGEGPWYLTLDRTNWKLGKIEINFLVLGIAQKGMALPVLWTVLGKAGNSHTDQRIELMQRFLANFGKTRIRALLADREFVGQKWFTWLQTQGIPFHIRIKENTRIPNTWNRATPAWLFFRSLRPGQMRHLEGRRPVWDCFIHISALRLADNELLIVATHGAPQSEAFTAYGQRWEIETLFGALKSRGFNLEDTHLTHPDRLSKLLALLALAFAWSWRTGEVLTEQKPIEVKKRSSDRSSPSSDMASISSAISSSTSSIDGRIFYGY; from the coding sequence ATGAATGATTCCGTTTCTGCGCTTCGGGCCGTATTGGCTGAGCATCTCCCCTGGCATGGTGCCCGCTTGAACTTTCTGGCTCAGTTTCTGTTGGCCTTGTTCCAGGTACGCAGCGTCAATCTGGCCGAATTGGCCACGGCTTTCCGTGGCAAGGCGCAAGTGGCTTCGCACTATAAGCGTTTGCAGCGGTTCTTTCGGGGCTTTACGATCAACTATGACGTGCTGGCGCGGCTGCTGGTGCATTTGTTTGCGGTGGGTGAAGGGCCGTGGTATCTGACCTTGGATCGTACCAATTGGAAATTGGGTAAGATCGAAATCAATTTTCTGGTGTTGGGCATTGCCCAGAAGGGGATGGCCTTGCCGGTGCTGTGGACGGTGTTGGGCAAAGCGGGCAATTCTCATACCGACCAGCGCATCGAATTGATGCAACGCTTTCTGGCGAACTTTGGTAAAACCCGCATCCGGGCGCTGTTGGCCGATCGAGAGTTTGTCGGTCAAAAATGGTTTACCTGGCTTCAGACCCAGGGCATTCCCTTTCATATTCGGATCAAGGAAAACACCCGAATTCCCAACACCTGGAATCGCGCCACCCCAGCCTGGCTGTTCTTTAGATCGCTTAGGCCCGGACAGATGCGTCACTTGGAAGGGCGTCGACCGGTCTGGGACTGCTTTATTCATATATCGGCTTTGCGGCTGGCCGATAACGAACTTTTGATCGTGGCAACTCACGGTGCGCCCCAGAGCGAGGCGTTCACCGCCTATGGGCAGCGTTGGGAAATCGAAACCCTGTTCGGCGCCTTGAAGTCCCGCGGCTTCAATTTGGAGGACACCCATCTGACTCATCCCGACCGCCTCAGCAAACTGCTGGCGCTTTTGGCGCTCGCCTTTGCTTGGAGTTGGCGTACCGGTGAGGTACTGACTGAACAAAAGCCCATTGAGGTAAAAAAACGCTCCAGCGACCGGTCAAGTCCGTCTTCCGACATGGCCTCGATTTCATCCGCAATCTCCTCTTCAACCTCTTCGATCGATGGACGGATTTTCTATGGCTATTGA
- a CDS encoding UbiX family flavin prenyltransferase, protein MTAEGNLEEAIKTRRLIVALTGATGAVYGVRILELLKTLPEWESHLVISHAGVVNLHHELGMKRRQLQELADVYYDVNDIAAAIASGAFKTEGMVIAPCSMKTLAAVAHGFGDNLITRAADVTLKERRSLVLVPRETPLNLAHLRNMESVTEMGGVIFPPLPAFYGREKTLAEMIDESVGRILGFFGIEIEGLVGPWKGLSRR, encoded by the coding sequence ATGACCGCTGAGGGCAATCTAGAAGAAGCCATCAAGACCCGCCGTCTGATCGTCGCCCTCACCGGGGCGACCGGCGCCGTGTACGGAGTGCGCATTCTGGAGTTGTTGAAAACCTTGCCCGAGTGGGAATCGCACTTGGTTATCTCCCATGCCGGCGTGGTCAATCTGCACCACGAACTGGGGATGAAGCGTCGCCAACTCCAGGAACTCGCGGACGTTTATTACGATGTTAACGACATCGCGGCCGCCATCGCCAGCGGTGCCTTCAAGACCGAAGGGATGGTGATCGCGCCCTGTTCCATGAAAACCCTGGCGGCCGTGGCCCACGGCTTCGGCGACAATCTCATCACCCGCGCCGCCGACGTCACTTTGAAAGAACGCCGGTCTTTGGTCCTGGTTCCCCGCGAAACCCCCCTGAATCTCGCCCATCTGCGCAACATGGAAAGTGTCACCGAAATGGGAGGCGTCATTTTTCCGCCGCTACCCGCCTTCTACGGCCGTGAAAAGACTTTGGCCGAAATGATCGACGAAAGCGTGGGAAGGATTTTGGGCTTTTTCGGCATTGAGATTGAAGGGTTGGTAGGGCCTTGGAAAGGCCTGAGCAGGCGTTAA
- the pip gene encoding prolyl aminopeptidase gives MKTLYPPLEPYAVHQLEADGHRIYYEECGHPEGIPVLFLHGGPGSGCRPDHRRFFDPKHYRVILLDQRGCGRSEPVGELRHNDTWKLVEDLETVRARLRINRWLLFGGSWGAALALLYAQQHPERSLGLILRGLFLARQMDLDWFVRDGARRIYPDYWHQLVKSLPVSGWNDLIEGMYKAVTGHNEALQLRVVEAWNRWGAAVTLGADFDPDALQDPELLLPKTKIELHYAAHRYFVEENQILRDCHRIRTLPCIILHGRQDLVCPVETAFSLRRRLPGARLRILAHAGHIAAGEEMIDALVDATDQMAEQLA, from the coding sequence ATGAAAACGCTCTATCCTCCCCTGGAACCTTACGCGGTTCATCAATTGGAAGCCGACGGCCACCGTATTTATTACGAGGAATGCGGTCATCCCGAAGGGATACCTGTCCTCTTTCTGCACGGAGGTCCGGGTTCGGGTTGCCGTCCCGATCATCGGCGATTCTTCGATCCAAAGCACTATCGCGTGATTTTGCTGGACCAACGGGGCTGCGGTCGCTCCGAACCGGTTGGAGAATTGCGCCACAACGATACCTGGAAGCTGGTCGAAGATTTGGAAACCGTTCGCGCTCGGCTCAGAATCAACCGCTGGTTGTTATTCGGCGGTTCGTGGGGGGCGGCGCTGGCGCTCTTGTATGCCCAGCAGCATCCCGAGCGGAGTCTGGGGTTGATCCTGCGAGGCTTGTTTCTGGCGAGACAGATGGATCTGGATTGGTTCGTCCGGGATGGTGCGCGTCGGATTTATCCGGATTATTGGCACCAATTGGTCAAGAGCCTGCCGGTTTCGGGGTGGAATGATTTGATCGAAGGCATGTACAAGGCCGTCACCGGCCATAACGAAGCTTTGCAGTTGCGCGTCGTAGAGGCTTGGAATCGTTGGGGGGCGGCGGTGACTTTGGGGGCGGATTTTGATCCGGATGCCTTGCAGGACCCTGAGCTCTTGCTGCCCAAGACCAAAATAGAACTCCATTATGCCGCTCACCGTTACTTTGTAGAGGAAAACCAAATCCTGCGCGATTGCCACCGGATTCGAACCTTGCCTTGTATCATCCTCCACGGTCGTCAGGATCTGGTCTGCCCCGTGGAGACGGCGTTTTCTCTGCGCCGGCGTCTGCCCGGCGCGCGCCTCAGAATCTTGGCGCATGCGGGTCACATCGCCGCCGGCGAGGAAATGATCGATGCCTTGGTGGATGCCACCGATCAGATGGCGGAGCAGTTGGCATGA
- a CDS encoding porin family protein, which produces MKTLKHIAKAMAGGSLLAAAAVAPQAHAHKNHDHGGGAASRMQQLEDQLRLLKRELADLKAHQEGHHQQMMELEEWKQQAGVEIGAHPKHDNLLFFRGGYARLMTDRGKDVLPSPNSSAAKGQNGFYIGAGFEHNLSHDIFGLTEGTMLDGTDLLGEVMFEYKRFAQGNSLLTDSDQGVVVTQLAPNKAPETSTVTQFTISAAPKIRFLRDSIIRPWIIPVGFAVHVVSPPSDGVTVFNPGLMFGAGAEVNLWKNFYAGADFRYHVTPGSESSLSGVEDTDTDGLTAGGYIGFGF; this is translated from the coding sequence ATGAAGACCTTAAAACATATTGCCAAGGCAATGGCCGGAGGTTCGCTGTTGGCGGCGGCTGCGGTCGCGCCTCAAGCCCATGCCCATAAAAATCACGACCACGGCGGCGGCGCGGCTTCCCGCATGCAGCAGTTGGAAGATCAACTGCGTTTGCTCAAGCGGGAATTGGCCGATTTGAAAGCCCATCAGGAAGGCCACCATCAGCAAATGATGGAACTGGAAGAATGGAAGCAGCAGGCCGGGGTTGAAATCGGCGCACATCCGAAACATGATAACTTGCTCTTCTTCCGCGGCGGTTATGCGCGCCTGATGACCGATCGGGGAAAAGATGTGCTGCCTTCTCCTAACAGCTCTGCGGCCAAAGGCCAGAATGGTTTCTACATTGGCGCCGGTTTCGAGCACAATCTCTCTCATGATATTTTCGGATTGACCGAAGGCACCATGCTTGACGGTACGGATCTTCTGGGTGAAGTGATGTTCGAATACAAGCGTTTCGCCCAGGGCAACTCCCTGCTAACCGACAGCGATCAAGGGGTTGTCGTCACTCAGTTGGCGCCCAATAAAGCTCCGGAAACCTCCACCGTGACCCAGTTCACGATCAGCGCCGCGCCCAAAATCCGATTCTTGCGTGACAGCATCATTCGGCCCTGGATTATTCCGGTCGGCTTTGCCGTCCATGTGGTCAGCCCGCCGTCCGACGGGGTGACCGTGTTTAATCCGGGATTGATGTTCGGTGCGGGTGCCGAGGTCAATCTTTGGAAAAACTTCTATGCCGGCGCCGACTTCCGCTATCACGTGACTCCGGGTAGCGAAAGCAGCCTGAGCGGTGTGGAAGATACCGATACCGACGGCCTCACCGCCGGTGGCTATATCGGTTTCGGTTTCTAA
- a CDS encoding polysaccharide biosynthesis protein: MNITLDKLRTPSLVLLHDLLMIPLAWMGAYWLRFNLESIPEGVLLKGFAFLPWVVATQGIIFYYFRLYRSLWRFASLPDLLQIAKAVLMGTACIAVGGWLYDRLESIPRSVPFIYSALLPILIGTPRLIYRSWKDQVSAFMTGKRTLVVGAGRAGEMLVRDLLQANAPEYRPMVLVDDDSKKKGREIRGIRVAGGCQKIPRLVKKYRIDAILIAIPSASDRQMRRIVEYCEQTDVPFLTLPSLKESLFYRMLDMGLREVSIEDLLGREPAQLDWQAIRTHLRHKTVLITGAGGSIGSELCRQLASMPMERLILFELCEYNLFRIENDLRRCFPELPIVPILGNITDPASVRQVMETHRPQIVFHAAAYKHVPLLENQLREAVHNNCLGTRIVAEAAIEAEAEEFVLISTDKAVNPCNVMGATKRAAEMICQSLDSLGSTRFLTVRFGNVLDSAGSVVPLFREQIRMGGPVTVTHPEISRYFMTIPEACQLIMQAATAGQGGEIFILDMGEPIKIRYLAEQMLRLSGKRPGIDIEIRYVGLRPGERLNEELFHRDENLVATVHQKLLLAHSRPCDPRIIAKLLDQMVKACQTSDESQIMILLRTLVPEYRPQLTLERRLTSA; this comes from the coding sequence ATGAATATTACCCTGGACAAACTCCGCACCCCAAGCCTGGTGCTGTTACACGACCTATTGATGATCCCCCTTGCCTGGATGGGCGCGTACTGGCTGCGCTTTAATCTGGAATCCATACCGGAAGGGGTTCTTCTGAAAGGCTTCGCATTTCTTCCGTGGGTGGTGGCCACCCAAGGGATCATTTTCTATTACTTTCGTTTGTATCGCAGCCTATGGCGTTTCGCCTCCTTACCGGATCTGCTGCAGATCGCCAAAGCGGTGCTCATGGGTACGGCTTGCATCGCCGTCGGCGGATGGCTGTACGATCGTCTGGAATCGATCCCCCGTTCGGTGCCTTTTATTTATAGCGCCTTATTGCCGATTCTCATCGGCACCCCTCGGTTGATCTATCGATCCTGGAAAGACCAGGTATCCGCCTTTATGACGGGCAAACGCACCTTGGTGGTGGGCGCGGGCCGAGCCGGCGAGATGCTGGTCAGGGACCTCTTGCAAGCCAATGCCCCGGAATACCGGCCGATGGTCCTGGTGGATGACGATTCCAAAAAAAAGGGCCGCGAGATTCGGGGCATCCGCGTCGCCGGAGGATGCCAGAAAATTCCCCGGCTGGTCAAAAAATACCGCATAGACGCCATTCTGATCGCTATTCCATCGGCAAGCGACCGACAAATGCGGCGAATCGTCGAATACTGCGAGCAGACGGATGTGCCATTCCTTACCCTGCCTTCCTTGAAGGAAAGTTTGTTTTACCGTATGCTCGACATGGGTTTACGGGAGGTGTCGATCGAGGACCTTCTGGGGCGCGAACCCGCTCAACTCGACTGGCAAGCCATCCGCACCCACTTGCGCCACAAAACCGTCTTGATTACCGGCGCCGGCGGGTCCATCGGTTCCGAACTATGCCGGCAACTGGCCTCCATGCCGATGGAACGGCTGATCCTGTTCGAATTGTGCGAATACAATTTATTCCGGATTGAAAACGACCTGCGCCGATGCTTCCCGGAGCTCCCCATCGTACCGATATTGGGCAACATTACCGATCCGGCCTCCGTACGCCAAGTGATGGAAACCCATCGCCCGCAGATCGTCTTCCACGCCGCCGCTTATAAACATGTCCCTTTATTGGAAAATCAGCTACGCGAGGCGGTGCACAACAATTGCCTGGGGACCCGCATCGTCGCCGAGGCGGCCATCGAAGCGGAAGCGGAAGAATTCGTACTGATCTCCACCGACAAGGCGGTCAACCCTTGCAACGTGATGGGCGCGACCAAACGGGCCGCCGAGATGATTTGCCAGAGTCTGGACAGTCTTGGTTCCACGCGCTTTCTCACTGTACGGTTCGGCAACGTGCTCGATTCGGCCGGCAGCGTGGTGCCATTGTTTCGCGAACAAATCCGCATGGGCGGCCCGGTCACCGTCACCCATCCCGAAATCAGCCGCTATTTCATGACCATTCCGGAGGCGTGTCAACTGATCATGCAGGCGGCGACGGCGGGCCAGGGAGGAGAAATTTTCATCCTGGACATGGGCGAGCCGATCAAAATCCGTTATCTGGCCGAACAAATGCTCCGCCTGAGCGGCAAACGTCCGGGGATCGATATCGAAATTCGCTACGTCGGTCTGCGTCCCGGCGAAAGGCTGAACGAAGAATTGTTCCACCGGGACGAAAATCTGGTGGCCACCGTCCATCAAAAACTGCTCCTGGCCCATTCGCGTCCCTGCGATCCCCGAATCATCGCCAAACTGCTCGATCAAATGGTCAAGGCCTGTCAAACATCCGATGAAAGTCAGATCATGATCTTGCTCCGCACCCTGGTTCCCGAGTATCGCCCCCAACTGACGCTCGAGCGCCGACTCACCTCGGCCTAG
- a CDS encoding YggS family pyridoxal phosphate-dependent enzyme — protein MTIQQRLQKIQQRIRSALEQAGRDTHVTLVAVGKTQPPRRLLEAYRLGVCHFGENYLQEALAKQKALSHCQITWHFIGPIQSNKTRDIAAHFAWVHGVDRLKIARRLSEQRPDWLPPLNICLQVNVSGEESKSGVSPPEVTDFARAVGALPRLRLRGLMALPAPAEDFEAQRRPFQRLYGLYEELADLGLDTLSMGMSTDMEAAVSEGATMVRIGTALFGPRQKTV, from the coding sequence ATGACCATCCAGCAGCGACTCCAGAAGATACAACAAAGGATCCGATCGGCACTTGAGCAAGCCGGTCGCGATACGCACGTGACTCTGGTGGCGGTGGGGAAAACCCAACCGCCGCGGCGGCTTCTCGAAGCCTATCGCTTAGGCGTGTGCCACTTCGGGGAGAACTATCTGCAAGAAGCATTAGCCAAGCAGAAAGCCTTGTCGCATTGCCAGATAACCTGGCATTTCATCGGCCCGATCCAATCCAATAAAACCCGGGACATTGCGGCCCATTTTGCTTGGGTTCATGGTGTGGATCGACTCAAAATCGCACGCCGTTTGAGTGAGCAACGCCCGGATTGGCTACCGCCGTTGAACATTTGTCTCCAGGTGAACGTGAGCGGCGAGGAAAGTAAATCCGGCGTTTCTCCCCCGGAGGTAACGGATTTTGCGCGGGCGGTGGGGGCCTTGCCGCGCCTCCGTTTGCGGGGATTGATGGCTCTGCCCGCGCCGGCCGAGGATTTCGAGGCCCAGCGTCGTCCGTTTCAGCGTTTATACGGGCTTTATGAGGAACTCGCCGATTTGGGGCTGGATACCTTATCCATGGGCATGTCGACCGATATGGAGGCGGCGGTTTCGGAGGGGGCGACGATGGTCCGGATCGGAACCGCCCTGTTCGGCCCCCGGCAAAAAACGGTCTAG
- a CDS encoding type IV pilus twitching motility protein PilT, with amino-acid sequence MDIAELLAFSVKNNASDLHLSAGLPPMIRVDGDVRRINVPPLEHKEVHALIYDIMNDKQRRDYEEFLETDFSFDLPGVARFRVNAFHQDRGAGSVFRTIPSKVLTLDDLGCPTFFREVTQKPRGLILVTGPTGSGKSTTLAAMIDHVNSNNYSHILTIEDPIEFVHQSKKSLINQREVHRDTLGFNEALRSALREDPDVILVGELRDLETIRLALTAAETGHLVFGTLHTSSAAKTIDRIIDVFPAAEKAMIRSMLSESLQAVIAQTLLKKIGGGRTAAWEIMVGTSAIRNLIREDKVAQMYSAIQTGRKEGMQTLDQHLQELVEKGLISRQSARIKAVNKAAF; translated from the coding sequence ATGGACATTGCAGAACTGCTTGCTTTCTCGGTCAAAAACAATGCCTCGGACTTGCACTTGTCCGCCGGGCTTCCTCCCATGATTCGGGTGGACGGGGACGTCCGCCGGATCAACGTACCGCCTCTGGAGCATAAGGAAGTCCACGCGCTGATCTACGATATCATGAACGATAAGCAGCGCCGCGATTATGAAGAATTTTTGGAAACCGACTTTTCCTTCGATCTGCCCGGCGTCGCCCGGTTTCGTGTCAACGCGTTTCATCAGGACCGGGGCGCCGGATCGGTGTTTCGGACCATCCCTTCCAAAGTACTGACTCTGGACGATTTGGGTTGTCCGACTTTTTTTCGCGAAGTTACCCAAAAGCCGCGCGGACTAATTTTGGTCACCGGCCCTACCGGCTCGGGTAAGTCGACCACCCTGGCGGCGATGATCGACCATGTCAACTCCAACAATTACTCTCATATTCTCACCATCGAGGATCCGATCGAATTCGTGCATCAAAGCAAGAAGTCCCTCATCAATCAACGCGAAGTTCACCGCGACACCTTGGGTTTCAACGAGGCCTTGCGCTCGGCCCTGCGCGAAGACCCGGATGTCATTCTGGTGGGGGAATTGCGGGACTTGGAAACCATCCGCTTGGCCTTGACCGCGGCCGAAACCGGCCACTTGGTATTCGGCACCCTGCACACCTCGTCGGCGGCCAAAACCATCGACCGCATCATCGACGTCTTTCCCGCCGCGGAAAAAGCGATGATCCGCTCCATGCTGTCCGAATCCCTTCAGGCGGTCATCGCCCAGACCCTGCTCAAGAAAATCGGCGGCGGCCGGACCGCGGCGTGGGAAATCATGGTGGGCACCTCCGCCATCCGCAACCTGATCCGCGAGGACAAAGTGGCGCAAATGTACTCGGCCATTCAAACCGGCCGCAAGGAAGGCATGCAAACCCTCGATCAGCACCTTCAGGAGCTGGTGGAGAAAGGGCTCATCTCCCGCCAAAGCGCCCGGATCAAGGCCGTCAACAAAGCTGCATTCTAA
- a CDS encoding PilT/PilU family type 4a pilus ATPase, with protein sequence MNVESLLTLMVHKKASDLFVIAGRPPCMKVNGKVEPISPKSLSEPMARELVLGAMDTRQRDEFENARECNFAIAVKDLARFRVSAYYQRSSPAMVIRRIQDYIPEVEELHLPPVLKELAMTKRGLIIFVGATGTGKSTSLAAMLKHRNHQSSGHIITIEDPIEYTHQHAGCIVTQREVGTDTESYQVALKNTLRQAPDVILIGEVRTRETMQHAITFAETGHLCLTTLHANNANQALDRILHFFPEDMHDQLFMDLSLNLKAIVAQQLIRRADSEGRYPAVEILINTPLASDLIRKGEIHKLKDLMKRSREQGMQTFDQCLYDLYREGKIGYEDALNAADSRNEVRLMIKLGADGGAGQYGELDKMDLVDDE encoded by the coding sequence ATGAACGTCGAATCTTTGCTCACTCTCATGGTCCACAAGAAAGCTTCCGACTTGTTCGTCATCGCCGGCCGGCCGCCGTGCATGAAGGTCAACGGCAAGGTGGAACCGATCAGCCCCAAGAGCCTTAGCGAACCGATGGCCCGGGAATTGGTGTTGGGTGCCATGGATACACGTCAACGCGACGAGTTCGAGAACGCGCGCGAATGCAATTTCGCCATCGCGGTGAAGGATTTAGCCCGCTTCCGGGTCAGCGCCTACTACCAGCGCAGCAGCCCGGCCATGGTTATCCGTCGGATCCAGGACTACATTCCGGAAGTGGAGGAACTGCATCTTCCGCCGGTCCTCAAGGAATTGGCCATGACCAAGCGCGGCCTGATCATCTTCGTCGGCGCCACCGGCACCGGTAAATCCACCTCATTGGCGGCGATGCTCAAACACCGCAACCACCAAAGCTCGGGCCACATCATCACCATCGAAGACCCGATCGAATACACCCACCAACACGCCGGTTGCATCGTTACCCAGCGGGAAGTGGGCACCGATACCGAGTCCTACCAAGTGGCGCTCAAAAACACCCTCCGCCAAGCCCCGGACGTCATCCTGATCGGCGAGGTCAGAACCCGCGAAACCATGCAGCACGCCATCACTTTCGCCGAAACCGGGCATTTGTGTCTAACCACACTCCATGCCAACAACGCCAACCAGGCCCTGGACCGGATTCTGCATTTCTTTCCCGAAGACATGCACGACCAGCTATTCATGGACTTGTCCTTGAACCTCAAGGCCATCGTCGCCCAACAATTGATTCGGCGGGCTGACAGTGAAGGCCGGTATCCGGCGGTGGAGATTCTCATCAATACGCCGCTGGCCTCGGACCTGATTCGCAAGGGAGAGATCCATAAACTCAAGGACTTGATGAAGCGGTCTCGGGAACAAGGCATGCAAACTTTCGATCAATGCCTGTACGACCTTTACCGGGAAGGCAAAATCGGCTACGAAGATGCCCTCAATGCCGCCGATTCGCGCAATGAAGTACGCTTGATGATCAAACTGGGCGCCGACGGCGGAGCCGGCCAATACGGCGAACTGGATAAGATGGATCTGGTGGACGACGAGTAG
- a CDS encoding dihydroorotase → MSQRIAIVEGRLLDPASDSEQTGMGSELPKGGVYVADGRIIAVGDQPVGFQADEILDAEGSVISPGFIDLSVFLGEPGYEHKATVATETAAAAKAGITTLCCSPETDPVIDTPAVVELIRERAELSNRAKVVVVGALTRGLAGELLSEMHALKLAGCMAVSNGRRPLANPMIWRRALEYAATYGLPAIVRPQERWLSAGGCVHEGAVATRLGLPGIPASAETVAVAQILALVEDIGAQVHFACLSTRSATGMIAAAKQQGLPVSADVAAHQLHLTEAAVEGFDPLAHVQPPLRSAVDRDGLREAVAAGAVTAICSDHQPHEADAKRDVFAATEPGIAGLEILLPLTLRLVDEGVLSLSQAIARLTIGPAQALGLAGGRLTAGAPADLCVFDPGVLWEVGETTWLSQGRNTPYWGQPMKGRVRYTLVDGRVVYRS, encoded by the coding sequence ATGAGCCAACGGATCGCCATCGTGGAAGGTCGCTTGCTGGACCCGGCCAGCGATTCGGAACAAACGGGAATGGGCAGTGAGCTGCCTAAGGGCGGCGTTTATGTCGCGGATGGGCGAATCATCGCGGTTGGGGATCAGCCTGTCGGATTTCAAGCGGACGAGATTCTGGATGCCGAAGGCAGTGTCATCAGCCCCGGGTTTATTGATTTGTCCGTATTCTTAGGGGAACCGGGTTACGAACACAAGGCGACCGTCGCCACCGAGACCGCCGCGGCGGCCAAGGCGGGGATCACGACGCTCTGTTGTTCTCCGGAGACCGATCCGGTCATCGACACGCCGGCGGTGGTGGAGCTGATTCGGGAGCGGGCGGAACTTTCCAATAGGGCTAAGGTGGTGGTGGTAGGGGCCCTCACCCGGGGCTTGGCAGGGGAGCTGTTGAGTGAAATGCACGCACTTAAGCTTGCCGGTTGTATGGCGGTGAGCAACGGTCGTCGCCCCTTGGCCAATCCCATGATTTGGCGACGAGCCTTGGAATATGCCGCCACCTACGGCTTGCCGGCGATCGTCCGGCCCCAGGAACGTTGGTTGTCGGCGGGGGGGTGCGTCCATGAAGGCGCAGTGGCGACCCGCTTGGGCTTGCCGGGCATTCCGGCGAGCGCTGAAACCGTCGCGGTCGCTCAGATCCTGGCCTTGGTGGAGGACATTGGGGCGCAGGTGCATTTTGCCTGTCTAAGCACTCGTTCCGCGACGGGAATGATCGCCGCGGCCAAGCAGCAAGGGTTGCCGGTAAGCGCCGATGTGGCGGCTCATCAATTGCATTTGACCGAAGCTGCCGTCGAAGGCTTCGATCCCCTTGCGCACGTCCAACCCCCGCTGCGATCCGCCGTGGATCGAGACGGTCTACGGGAGGCGGTGGCCGCGGGGGCGGTGACGGCGATCTGCAGCGACCATCAACCCCATGAGGCGGATGCGAAACGGGATGTGTTCGCGGCCACCGAGCCCGGCATCGCGGGTTTGGAGATTTTGCTTCCCTTGACCCTTCGCTTGGTGGACGAGGGCGTCTTGTCCCTTTCCCAGGCGATCGCCCGCTTGACCATCGGACCGGCACAGGCCTTGGGCTTGGCCGGGGGGAGGTTGACCGCCGGTGCGCCTGCCGACCTGTGTGTGTTCGACCCCGGAGTGCTCTGGGAGGTGGGAGAAACCACCTGGCTCAGCCAGGGGCGTAATACGCCTTACTGGGGACAACCCATGAAGGGCAGGGTGCGTTATACCCTGGTCGACGGTCGGGTGGTTTATCGGAGCTGA
- a CDS encoding aspartate carbamoyltransferase catalytic subunit, giving the protein MGDEDLQLDQQGRLRHFLTLEALSREWLTRIMDTAESFGSVTEQKVKKVPLLRGKTVVNLFFETSTRTRTTFELAAKRLSADVLNLNVAVSATAKGESLLDTIRNLEAMFVDMFVVRHADSGAAHFIARHVAPHISVINAGDGRHAHPTQALLDVFTIRRHKPDFESLKVAIVGDILHSRVARSQIHALKTLGVPEVRVIAPRTLLPVAVEDLGAEPYCDLDAGLEDVDVVIMLRLQRERMQGALLPSEHEYYQCFGLTQARLERAKPDCLVMHPGPINRGVEMASDVADGVHSVILEQVSHGIGIRMAVMALAMGAVQV; this is encoded by the coding sequence ATGGGAGACGAGGATTTGCAACTGGACCAGCAGGGACGGCTGCGTCACTTTCTGACGCTCGAAGCCTTGAGTCGGGAATGGTTGACGCGGATCATGGATACCGCCGAATCCTTCGGCAGCGTCACCGAGCAAAAGGTTAAAAAAGTCCCGCTTTTGCGCGGCAAAACCGTGGTCAATCTGTTTTTCGAGACCAGCACCCGCACCCGCACCACCTTCGAATTAGCGGCCAAACGCTTATCCGCGGACGTGCTCAATCTGAACGTCGCCGTCTCCGCCACCGCCAAGGGGGAAAGTTTGCTCGACACGATCCGCAATCTGGAGGCGATGTTCGTGGATATGTTCGTGGTCCGCCACGCCGACAGCGGCGCGGCCCATTTCATCGCCCGCCACGTGGCGCCCCACATCAGTGTCATCAACGCCGGCGACGGCCGCCACGCGCACCCCACTCAGGCCTTGTTGGATGTTTTCACCATCCGCCGGCACAAACCGGATTTCGAATCCCTCAAGGTGGCCATCGTCGGCGATATTCTGCATTCGCGAGTGGCCCGTTCTCAGATTCACGCCTTGAAAACCTTGGGAGTCCCCGAAGTGCGGGTAATCGCGCCGCGCACCTTGTTACCGGTGGCGGTGGAAGATTTGGGCGCCGAGCCTTATTGCGATCTGGATGCCGGTCTGGAAGACGTGGATGTGGTGATCATGCTCCGCCTGCAAAGAGAGCGGATGCAAGGTGCCTTGTTGCCGAGCGAGCACGAATATTATCAGTGTTTCGGTCTGACCCAGGCACGCCTTGAGCGCGCCAAGCCGGATTGCTTGGTGATGCATCCGGGGCCGATCAATCGCGGCGTGGAGATGGCGTCGGATGTGGCCGACGGGGTTCATTCGGTGATTCTGGAACAAGTCAGTCACGGGATTGGCATCCGAATGGCGGTGATGGCGCTGGCGATGGGGGCGGTTCAGGTATGA